In one window of Mauremys reevesii isolate NIE-2019 linkage group 22, ASM1616193v1, whole genome shotgun sequence DNA:
- the LOC120388870 gene encoding olfactory receptor 5V1-like encodes MLRNQTVVKEFVLVGFASISSSQGLLFALFLAIYVVTLAGNGIIITLTSTDPSLDTPMYYFLRNLSVIDICYISSTVPQLLVHFLSRTHTISMLACATQNYAFFAFGVTECFLLAVMSYDRYVAICNPLHYTVVMSHQACAKLAAGSWVSGFLHSVVLTVCTFHVPFCGPNRIDHFFCEAPQVLKLACADTYVNELVIFAVAVLVLIIPLSLVFVSYSRILATILQMSTAAGRRKTFSTCASHLTVVSLFYGAAIFMYMRPRSTHSPQQDRMISLFYAVITPMVNPMIYSLRNKEVKEAVMRAWGMKVSS; translated from the coding sequence AACCAGACGGTGGTGAAAGAATTCGTCCTGGTCGGCTTCgccagcatctccagtagccagGGGCTGCTCTTTGCCTTGTTCCTGGCCATCTACGTGGTCACCCTAGCCGGCAACGGGATCATCATCACGCTCACCAGCACAGACCCCAGCCTGGACACCCCTATGTACTACTTCCTGCGCAATCTCTCAGTCATCGACATCTGCTACATCTCCAGCACGGTGCCGCAGCTCCTGGTGCACTTCCTGAGCCGCACCCACACCATCTCCATGCTGGCATGCGCCACCCAAAACTACGCCTTCTTTGCCTTCGGGGTGACTGAGTGCTTCCTGCTGGCCGTCATGTCCTACGACCGCTACGTCGCCATCTGCAACCCTTTGCACTACACCGTAGTGATGAGCCACCAGGCCTGTGCCAAGTTGGCAGCAGGGTCATGGGTCAGCGGTTTCCTCCACTCGGTGGTGCTGACGGTCTGCACTTTCCACGTGCCTTTCTGCGGGCCCAATCGTATCGACCACTTCTTCTGCGAGGCGCCCCAGGTgctgaagctggcctgcgccgacaCCTACGTCAACGAGCTGGTCATCTTCGCCGTGGCCGTGCTGGTCCTCATCATTCCCCTCTCGCTGGTCTTCGTCTCCTACTCCCGTATTCTGGCCACCATCCTGCAGATGAGCACGGCCGCCGGGCGCCGCAAGACATTTTCCACCTGTGCCTCCCACCTGACTGTGGTCTCGCTCTTCTATGGGGCGGCCATATTTATGTACATGAGGCCCCGGTCCACCCACTCGCCCCAGCAGGACAGGATGATCTCCCTGTTCTATGCCGTCATCACGCCCATGGTCAACCCCATGATATACAGCCTcaggaacaaggaggtgaaggaAGCTGTGATGAGAGCCTGGGGCATGAAAGTATCATCCTAG
- the LOC120388871 gene encoding leukocyte immunoglobulin-like receptor subfamily A member 2 — protein sequence MVSALTVLFLELPVPGPSISVSPSRVITVGGAVTIRCQCRCKARRLFLYKDGIQIGELDAGDRGEFTIPSTRHGDGGAYSCRSRSRSEPPNWSDPSDYVWIVIAELSSPKPSISLSPRGGVALGGTVTIRCECRCQKAKGLMYKLGNPDVLRWAVTAGDVVVFTIRNVSRRDTGSYSCQYGTKSDPPVWSHPSDPVELVVAGLGAGSVPSPIPAEARFNPTEGTNPAGPEQPDPPTTEPEGEELPAPRLLISVSPSRVIVPGAAVTIRCQCACEARRLFLYKDGIQIWELNAAADGGEFTIPSARRGDGGFYSCRFRSRSEPPNWLYPSDYVRIIVAEFSYPKPSISLRTSGGVALGGTVTIRCECRCQNATVIMYKLGNPDVQRWAVTAGGMAEFTIDNVSWRDTGSYSCQYGTKSDPPIWSHPSDPVELVVAVQPSLDGQRTRTSLCNLS from the exons aTGGTATCTGCTCTCACCGTCCTCTTCCTCG AGCTCCCTGTGCCCGGACCCTCCATCTCCGTCAGCCCCAGCAGGGTGATCACTGTGGGGGGAGCTGTCACCATCCGCTGTCAGTGTCGGTGCAAGGCCAGGAGGTTATTTCTGTATAAAGATGGAATCCAAATCGGGGAGCTGGATGCTGGGGACCGGGGTGAATTCACCATCCCCAGCACCAGACACGGAGACGGAGGGGCCTACAGCTGCAGATctcgctccagatcagagccacCCAACTGGTCGGATCCCAGTGATTACGTGTGGATCGTTATAGCAG AGCTCAGCtcccccaaaccctccatctccctgagcccccGCGGGGGAGTTGCCCTGGGGGGAACCGTGACCATCCGGTGTGAGTGTCGATGCCAGAAAGCAAAGGGCCTCATGTATAAACTTGGAAACCCGGACGTACTGCGCTGGGCAGTGACTGCTGGGGACGTGGTTGTGTTTACTATCCGCAACGTGAGCCGGAGAGAcacagggagctacagctgccaaTATGGCACCAAATCAGACCCGCCCGTCTGGTCGCAtcccagcgaccccgtggagctggtggtggcAG GCCTGGGTGCTGGTtccgtcccctcccccatcccagccgaAGCTCGTTTTAATCCCACAGAGGGAACCAACCCAGCTGGGCCCGAGCAGCCGGATCCCCCCACAACGGAGCCGGAGGGAGAAG agctccctgcgcCCAGACTCTTAATCTCCGTCAGCCCCAGCAGAGTGATCGTCCCGGGGGCAGCTGTCACCATCCGCTGTCAGTGTGCATGCGAGGCCAGGAGGTTATTTCTGTATAAAGATGGAATCCAAATCTGGGAGCTGAATGCTGCTGCGGACGGGGGTGAATTCACCATCCCCAGCGCCAGACGCGGAGACGGAGGGTTCTACAGCTGCAGATTTCGCTCCAGATCGGAGCCGCCCAACTGGTTGTATCCCAGTGATTATGTGCGGATcattgtagcag AGTTCAGctaccccaaaccctccatctccctgcgCACCAGCGGGGGAGTCGCCCTGGGGGGAACCGTGACCATCCGGTGTGAGTGCCGATGCCAGAATGCGACGGTCATCATGTATAAACTTGGAAACCCAGACGTACAGCGCTGGGCAGTGACTGCTGGGGGCATGGCTGAGTTTACCATTGACAATGTGAGCTGGAGAGAcacagggagctacagctgccaaTATGGCACCAAATCAGACCCACCCATCTGGTCGCAtcccagcgaccccgtggagctggtggtagcag TCCAGCCCTCCCTCGATGGGCAGAGGACacgcaccagcctttgtaacctgagctga
- the LOC120388226 gene encoding E3 ubiquitin-protein ligase TRIM7-like translates to MAESACCKLVEYLNDLEAREFKMFKFCLENYPLEDGYKRIPRSKTEAADTMDIARAMVQAYQEPRALQMAVKILDGISRKDLSQRIQNDMPEVFCQMPEPAGVSEDDENDQEEELISDMCGTKKKVEVKLDPNTAFPTLLISQDQKSVRLGDRPQYLPNNSERFDFRPCVLGAPGITRGQLDWVVDVGAGKGWIVGAARESVERKGHLYITAEQGFWGLEFNNGEYQALSTPNTTLFLRAPLRRIKVHLDYIRGQLSFYDTMEHIFTFNYPFSEKMFPFFLTWDTDVPLQLCPCD, encoded by the exons ATGGCAGAGAGCGCGTGCTGCAAGCTCGTAGAGTATTTGAACGATCTAGAGGCGCGGGAGTTCAAGATGTTCAAGTTTTGCCTGGAGAACTATCCCCTGGAAGACGGCTACAAGCGCATCCCCCGCTCCAAGACAGAGGCGGCCGACACGATGGACATAGCTCGAGCCATGGTCCAGGCTTACCAGGAGCCCAGGGCTCTGCAAATGGCCGTGAAGATATTGGACGGCATTAGCCGGAAGGATCTGTCACAAAGGATCCAAAACGACATGCCGGAGG TTTTCTGTCAGATGCCAGAGCCGGCTGGCGTGAGCGAGGATGACGAAAATGACCAGGAGGAGGAGCTGATCTCGGATATGTGCGGAACCAAGAAGAAAG tggagGTGAAGCTGGATCCCAACACCGCGTTCCCCACTCTGCTGATCTCCCAAGACCAGAAAAGCGTGAGGCTCGGGGACCGCCCCCAGTACCTTCCCAACAACTCCGAGCGTTTTGATTTCCGGCCCTGCGTGCTGGGCGCCCCGGGCATCACTAGGGGGCAGCTGGACTGGGTAGTGGATGTGGGTGCCGGGAAAGGCTGGATCGTTGGCGCCGCCCGGGAGTCGGTGGAGAGGAAGGGGCATCTCTACATAACGGCcgagcaggggttctgggggctggAGTTTAACAATGGGGAATACCAGGCACTCAGCACCCCTAATACGACGCTTTTCCTACGGGCGCCTCTGCGCAGGATCAAGGTGCATCTAGACTATATCCGTGGACAACTCTCCTTCTACGACACCATGGAGCACATCTTCACCTTCAACTACCCCTTCTCCGAGAAGATGTTCCCCTTCTTCTTGACCTGGGACACGGACGTCCCACTCCAGCTCTGCCCATGTGACTGA